Below is a genomic region from Chloroflexota bacterium.
GAGGGGTTCCCGCCCCCGTGCCCTACCGCCCCGCCTTCGCGCGCACCTCTGCCAGATACGCGGCGTCCTTCTCCGCGTCGGGGTGGCCGATGGCCTGCTCGTAGTCCACGCGCACCTGCATCAACTCCGCGGCGCGGGCGTAGTCGCCTCGCTGTTCCGCCAGCAAGCCCAAGTTCCATGAATGAATGCTTTGATTACGCTGGTCTCCGATTTCTTTGGCTATGGCAATTGCACGTTCGTAGAGCGGTATCGCTTTCTCTGCCTCCCCTAGCCTTTGGTAGGCGATGGCAAGGCAGCCGAGGGCGTTGCCTTCCCCGCGGCGGTCCCCGATCTCGCGGGCAATGGCCAGACGCTGCTCGTAGAACGCAATGGCGCGGCGGGGGTCCCCCAGGTCGGCGTAGGCCAGCCCCAGGTTGCCGAGGGCCGCCCCTTCCCCGCAGCGGTCCCCGGTCTCGCGGGCGATGGCCAGGTGCTGCTCGTAGAACCCGATGGCGCGGCGGGGGTCCCCCAGGTCGGCGTAGGCCAGCCCCAGGTTGCCGAGGTGAGCCCCTTGCGCCCGTTTGTCCCCCAGATGCCGCGCCGCCTCCAGCGCCGCCTCCAGCACCGGTATCCGCTCCCTCGGCGTCATCCGCAAATCCAGCACGTAGGCCATCCTGCTGGCGAAGTCGCTCAGCCACCGCGCGGCCGCCTTGTCGTAGGGGCGAGCCGCCGGCCCGCCCCTACCGAAGATTTCCTTCATCCACGCCCAAGCCGCCCGCAGGTGCGGCAGCGCCGCGTCAAACCGCCGCAACCCCTCCACGGCGTCGGTCTTGTACAGGTCGTCGGCCGCGCTGCCCGCCGCCAGGTAGTATGCGGCATGGCGGCGCCGCGCCCCGTCCAACCCCTCCGGCGGCTCGGCCAGCGCGTACTCCCGCAGCAGGTCGTGCAGGGCGTAGGTCCCCTTCGCCTCGTCGTACTCCACCAGCGACCACCGGTACAGTTCGGTCAGGGCGTCGCGGGTTTCGTCGTCGGGCAGCGGGACCGGAACCCGTTGCCCCGCAAGCGCGGACACCAGTTGCGCTACCACGTCGCGCAACTCCTGCGGCACTTCCTCGCCCAGATCGGGCAGTTCGGATGGAAACTCCCCTTCCTTGCCCCACACCGCGGCGGCGGCCTGCCGCTCAAACGGCGCGGGGAACACCCCGAGCAGCCGCCACCGCCGGGCCAGCGCCGGCGACTGCTTCTCCAACTGCCGCACGCTCACCTCCAACGACGCCCGCACGCTCCCCTCGCCTTCCGCGTCCAGATGCTTCAGCCGCTCCGCCTCCAGCGCCGCGATGTATTCCTCCACCGGCCACGTGCGATTCTGCACCAGAAACGACGCCGCGATGCGCAGCGCCAGCGGCAGGCGCCCGCACAGGTCCGCGATCCTCGCCACCTGCTCGTCCGTAACCGCGCGCCCGCCCGCCTTCAGGATGCGGCGGATCAGGTCCCCCGCGTCCTTCGGCGACAGGACGTCCAGGTTCTTGTCCAGGCACGCCCCGTGCAGGGCGAACCGCCGCCGCGACGTTACGACGACGGCCCACCCCGCGGGCGGCGGAAGGAGCGGCCGCACCTGGGCGGCGTCGGCGGCGTTGTCCAGCAGCAGGAACCCGCGCGCGCCGGCCATGACCTGCCGGCACAGCGCCTGGAGTTCGCCGAGCGAGTCGGGGAGTTTGGCCGCCGGCGCGAAGGCGCGGACCACCTCGGCCAGGACCTGCTCGGGGGTCTTGGGCGCGTCGCCGACCTGGAGGGCGATCTCCAGTTGGGCGTCGGGGTAGTCGGCGGCGAGGAGTTGGCCCACCTTGCGGGCCAGTTCGGTCTTGCCGATGCCGCCCATGCCGCGCAGGCCGGATATGAGGGCCGAGTCGCAGCGGCCATCGGGCTTGAGGGCGGCGGTGAGTTCGGCGATGTCGGCTGTGCGGCCGGTGAAGTCGGCCACCGGCGCGCCGAGGGTGTAGAGGGTGGGCGGGAACAGCCATTCCAGCGCCTCTTTCGTCAGGACTATGTCCCCGGTGAGGATGGTGCTGCCCTCCGCGTCGCCTGCGATGGCCACGCTGCGTTGTCCCCCAGCCACGGCCAGGCGGATGACACCTTTGCCTTTGGCCTCCTGCAACAGGCGAAGATCGTCCTCTGTAGCCTGCCTGCGGTTCAGGCGTTCCAGCGCCTCGCGGATGGCCGATGCGATGTCTGCCATAGCGCGCCTCCTGTCAAGCGCAGGTCGGAGCGTGCTGCGCCCCTAACGCTTGTCTTTGATGTTGCCCGTTACGATGGTGCTCCCCTTCACGTCGCCCGCGATGGCGACGCTGCGGTCGCCTTCGGCGTGGGCCTTCCGCTCTGCATCCCGCCGCGCTCGGGCAGCGCGCCTGGCGGACGGCAACCGCGCGATGATCAGCCCGACGCCGGCCAGGCCGATAAGAGCCAGCACCGGCCACACCCATCCGAATTCCTCGGGCAGGAATCCGTAGGACGCCAGCGCGCCCAGAAGGCCTACCAGGGCGATGCCCGCCTTGACCCAGTCCGCTACAGAACCCCACTCTTTGTCGTCCATGGCCTACCCCCCGTACCGGCGGCTAGGGATAGCCGCCCTACGACTACGACTCGCCGACCGCTGACGGCTATCGGCTATCGTCCGACCGCTGCCCCCATTCTACCCCACCCCCGCGCGGCGCGTCAAGGCGCATTTGCGCACGCGCATTGACACGCGCACAGCCCTGCGCTACAATGGCGCCGGCACCCAACGGACGACGTTTACCCCGCGAAGGAGGCGACCATGGACGATGTGTACGAGCACCTGGCCGACGCGCTGAACCGCTTGCCCAACGGCTTCCCCCGAACGGCCACCGGCGTGGAACTGCGCATTCTGCAGAAGATCTTTGCCCCCGAAGAGGCGGCACTGGCTGCGCGACTCACGGGCGAGATGGAGCCGGTGGACGCCATCGCCGCGCGGGTGGGGCTGCCCGAGGAGACGGTGCTGCCGGCGCTCAAGGCCATGGCGCGGCGCGGCCTGGTCTGGGGCGACAAGCACGAGGGCGAGCGCCGCTTCCGCCTGGCGCCGTTCGTCGTGGGCATCTACGAGGGGCACCTGGAGCGGATGGATCACGAGTTCGCCCACCTGTTTGAGGAGTACATGGCGGCAGGCGGCACGGCGGGCATCATGGGGGTTCAGCCGGCGCTCCATCGCGTGGTGCCGGCGCGGGGCGCGGCCAAGACCGAATGGATTCTGCCCTACGATGACGTGAAGGCACTGCTCATGGACGGCAAGACGTTCCGCGTGCGCGACTGCATCTGCCGCGTGCAGCAGAAACTCATCGGCAAGGGGTGCGACAAGCCGCTGCACACGTGCCTGGTCTTCTACTCCATCCCGCTGCCGCCCGAGCCGAACGACATCACCCTGGACGAGGCGCTGGCCCTGCTGGACATGACCGAGGCGGCGGCGCTGGTGCACACCGTGAGCAACGTGGCGAAGGGCGTGAGTTACGTGTGCAACTGCTGCGGGTGCTGCTGCGGCATCCTGCGGGGCATCACCGAGTACGGCCTGGCCGATTCGGTGGCCGCGGCCAACTACTACGCGGTGGTGGACGAGATCGCCTGCACCGGCTGCGGCATCTGCGAAAGCCGCTGCCAGGTGGGGGCCATTGCCGTCGGCGACGCGGTGGCCGCCGTGGATCGGGCGCGGTGCATCGGGTGCGGTCTGTGCGCCAGCGGCTGCCCCGAGGGGGCCGTCGCGCTGCACCTGAAGCCCGAGGCGGAGATCGTCCACCCGCCCGAGGACTTCGCGGCGTGGGAGCGGGCACGGCTGCGCAATCGCGGCATGGCGTGAGCCGATGCCCGGCACGGGCCGAACGAGGCCATCGCCCAACCGGTCTGTGCGGCGCTGGCGGAGCGGGAGATGCCGAAGGCGCGGGGGTGGCGCGCCCGCCCGACGCTGAAGCATCGGGCTGAACGGGCGAAGCCCTGCGGGCTGGCCGCAGGGCGAGGGTTTAGCCCTGTCCGGGGCCGGCGTCATCCACAAATGACACGAATCAGCACGAATGGGGTGGGGTGAGGACAGACCCCACCCTCTTGGGGAAGCGGAAGGCGCGGGGGTGGGGTGCGCCCGCGGGTGCGAGGTCTTTCGGCGTCCCGTGCTTCTCGCAATGTGGGTTACCAACAGACTTTGAGTCGGCATCGCCGGGCCGGTGAGTTTGACCGAAGTCTCGCGATACGCTATTATCGGCGCATATTTCACAGAGGGAGGGAGATGCCAGCGCCCGAACCCGCTTGCGATTTGCCCATCCTCCTACTCCATGACGTTGATCCGACGCTCTCGCCCTCGGACCTGAATCAGGTTCTTGCGGATGTCAACGCGCTGGAGAGTGCCTTGCGTGAACAGGGCCATTCGGTAGTGAACGTGCCTGTCCGCGATGCCGATTTGGCAGCGCGTCTCCGAGATTTTGCCCCCAATGAATTCCTGGTCTTCAACTGGTGCGAATCGCTCCCCGACGTACCCCACAGCGAGGCTTTGGTGGCGGAGGTGTTGGAGCGCCAGGGGTACACGTACACGGGTTCCCCGCCCGACGTGCTGGCGCGGAGTTGGGAGAAGCATGGGGTCAAAACGCTGTTGTGCAAAGCGGGTGTGCCTACCCCCGTGTGGCGCGTCTATGACTCGGATCGGCTGGATGGTTGGCATCGTTTTCCTGCCATCGTCAAGCCGGCACGGGAGCACTGCAGTTTGGGCGTAACTCCCCAGGCCGTCGTTGTGAACGCCGAGGAGTTGCGGCGACGAATCGCTTACGTGCTGGATACGTTCCACCAGCCTGCCCTCGTGGAAGACTTCATTGACGGGCGCGAGTTGCACGTGTCCCTCTGGGGCAACGGTCGCATTGAGATGCTGCCTCCCGCCGAGATGGATTTCAGCAAGTTCACGGACATGCGCGACCGCCTCTGTTCCTACGACTCCAAGTTCACGCCGGGCACGCGACCTTACGAGGAGATAGGGCTGAAGGTGCCGGCGCCTCTGGTCGCGCAGGAGTATGCGTGTCTTCGCCGAACCTGCCTGCTGGCCTATCGGGCGCTCGGCTGTCGCGACTACGCGCGGCTGGACATTCGGCTGCGCGACGGCACATTCTACGTGCTGGACGTGAACCCAAATCCGGACATCAGTGGAGAGACCTCCACCGTGTACGCGGCCAAGGAAAGGGGCTACACGTACGGTGCGATGCTCAGCCGCATCGCGAACCTGGCTACGCATCGTCATCCGCTCTTTGGCGCGGCACGCCGGCACTGACGGCTTGGCGAGAGTCGCCTGCTCGGTTGGGGCGGGCACAGGGTTCGGTTGATTCGGCGCCACTTGACGGTGGGCCTGCGCGCCATGCGCAAGGTGGCACTCGGCATCTGGAGAGCGCGCGCTGCCCCCCATGTCGCCCTGGGTTCTTGTTAGGGGGCGCATCGGGTTCCGCATTCCTGGCTGGCGGAACTGCGCATCTTCTCGTTTGCAGAAGGGAGGTCATTGGCATGAGTGTGAATCCCTATCGCCTGCCCGAAAAGGGCATCCCCAAAGATGAAGTTCTGGCCGCCATGCGGGCGCTGCGCGACAAGGACGTGAAGTGGCAGGACGGCCGCCTGTTCAGTCTCGTGTACTACGCTGGCGAGGAGATTACCGACGTGCTCAAGGAGGCGGCGCTGCTGTTCTTCTCCGAGAACGGCCTGAACCCGTCGGTCTTCCCCAGCCTGCGCCAGATGGAGGCCGAGGTGGTGGCCATGAGCGCCGACCTGCTGGGGGGCGACGAGCAGACCGTGGGCAACATGACTTCCGGCGGGACGGAAAGCATCCTGCTGGCGGTGAAGGCGGCGCGAGAATGGGCGCGGGTCCACCGCCCCGACATCCGCCAGCCCGAGATGGTCCTGCCGCTGACGGCGCACCCGGCCTTTGAGAAGGCGGCGCACTACTTTGACGTCCGACCGGTGCGCACGGCCATCGGGCCCGACTTCCGCGCCGATGTGGAAGCGGCGCGCGCGGCCATCACCCCCCGCACCATCCTCATGGTGGGATCGGCACCCGCCTATCCCTTCGGCGTCGTGGACCCCATCGCCGACATGGCCGCCATCGCCCAGGAGCGCGGCATCCTGTTCCACGTGGACGCGTGCGTGGGCGGGTTCATGCTGCCCTTTGTGCGCAAGTTGGGCTATCCCGTGCCCGACTTTGACTTCCGCGTGCCGGGCGTTACGTCCATCTCGGCGGATTTGCACAAGTACGGCTACTGCGTCAAGGGGGCGTCGGTGATCCTGTACCGCGACGCCGCGCTGCGCCGCCACCAGTTTTTCGCCTACACCGATTGGCCCGGCGGCATCTACGCCTCGCCGACGATGGCGGGGACGCGCCCCGCGGGGCCGATTGCGGCGGCGTGGGCCATCCTGCACTACCTGGGCGAGGAGGGCTACATGGCGCTGGCGGCCCTGGTGATGGACACCGTGGGAAGAATCCGCGCGGGCGTGGAGGCGATTCCGGGCCTGCGGGTGCTGGGCCAGCCGCACATGAGCATCATGGCGCTGGCATCCGATACGGTGAACATCTACGAGGTGGGCGATGAGATGGCGCTGCGCGGGTGGCACCTGGACCGTCAGCAGTTCCCGCCCAGTCTGCATGTAACGGTGATGCCGGTGCACGCGGAGGTGGCCGATGCGTTCCTGCGCGACTTGGCCGAGGCGACCGACGCGGCGCGGCGCATCAGCGCGGCCAAGGTGCGCGACCGGCTGCTGGTGGGCCTGGCCGGCGCGGCGACGCGGCTGCTGCCCGAAACGTGGGTGAGCCGCCTTATGACGGGGGCGTCGGCGCTCATGGGCAAGAGCGCGGGGTCGGCTACGGGGCGCTCGGCGGCGATGTACGGCATGATGGGCACGCTGCCCAATCGCGGCGACCTGCGCGAGTTGGTGCTGGACGTGCTGGACGGCCTCACCCGCGCGGGTAACCGCGAATAACGCGAATGGACGCGAAGGGATGAAGGGCAGAGGGAGCCGCAAATGACGCGAATTGACGCGAAACATCGGGCTACCGTAACCGCGAATGAACGCGAATTCAGGGGGAAGAGAGTGTGACTGACCTGTTGCTCAAAGATGAGGTATACGCCATTGTTGGCGCAGCCATGGAAGTGTACAACGAACTGGGTTCGGGGTTTCTGGAGCCGGTCTATCAGGAAGCCATGGAGTGGGAATTGGCGCGGAGACGTATTCCCTACGAAGCACAGAAGGAGATCAACATCTTGTATAAGGGCCATGCTCTGCGCAAAACCTATGTTGCCGACCTGGTTGTCTATGGCCAAATCATCGTTGAGATCAAGGCCGTTGCTCAACTGACCGCGGTTGAGGAAGCGCAACTTCTCAACTATTTGAAAGCAACCGGGCTGGAGGTGGGACTGCTGATGAACTTCCATGCACCGCACAAGTTGGAATGGAGGCGTATGGTAAGAACACAGAGAGCCCTGCCTCACCGCTCCTCCACATCCTAACTCCTGACCCATTCGCGTGGATTCGCGTTATTCGCGGTTATCGTACCTTATAAGGAGGCGGAGATGACGACAACACAGGAGAGGCCGCTGTCGCGGCTGGTGAAACTGGTCTACGGTTCGGGCGAGTGGAGTTACGCGTCCTTTGGAACCCTGCGGCAAATCTTCTACGCCATCTTTCTGACCGATGTCGTGGGGCTGGACGCGCGGCTGGCGTCGTTCGCGGCGCTGCTCGGCATCATCTGGGATGCGGTGAACGACCCACTGGTGGGCGTGCTGAGCGACAAGGTGCGGTCGCGGTGGGGGCGGCGCAGGCCGTTCCTGTTGTGGTTTGCCGTCCCATTCGGGCTGGGGTTCCTGGCGTTGTGGTGGGCGCCGCCGTGGAAGAGCCAGGCCGCGCTGTTCATCACCGTCATGCTGGCCTACATGCTCAGCGACACGTTCCAGACCCTGGTGTCGGTGCCCTACGCGGCGCTGACGCCGGAGATCGCGCCCGACTACGACGAGCGCACCAGCGTTACCGGCTACCGCATGTTCTTCAATCTGCTGGCGTCGCTGGTAACCGCCGTGGCGGGGCCGATGGTGGTGAAGAGCACGTTGGCGGCGGGCGGCACGCTCCAGCAGGGCTACATCACCGTCGCGGCGATGTTCGGCGGGCTGGCAGTCATCCCGTGGCTGCTCATCTTCGCCGTCGTCCGCGAGAAGCCGCGCACCCCCGCCCAACTGGCCGAGACGATCTCGTTCCGCGAGTCGGTGCGCTCGGCCTGGGCCAACATCCCCTTCCGCTTCGCCACCGGCATCTACATGCTCAACTGGATCACCTTTGACCTGGTGGCGCTCATGTTGCCCTTCTTCCTCACGTACTGGGTGTCGCAGGGCAACCTGGTGGCGTCGCTGGACTTCCTGGGCGGGCCGATGGCCATTGAGTCGGTGGTGTTGGGGCTGCTGCTCATCACGGCGGTGGTATCGCTGCCGTTCTGGACGTACCTGGCGCGGAAACTGTCCAAGCGCACGGCCTACATCATCGCCATGGCGTTCTGGGCCGTGGTGCAATTGGTTACGCTGCTGGTGCGGCCCTTCCAGACCACATTCGTGCTGGCGCTGGCGGTGATGGCAGGCATCAGCGTGGGGACGGCGCACGTGTTGCCCGATGCCATCTTCCCCGACGTGCTGGAGTGGGACGAACTGCGCACGGGCAAGCGGCGCGAGGGGATTTACTACGGCATCAAGAACTTCGTGCGGAAACTGGCGGGCGCGGCGGCTATCTTCCTGGCGCTCCAGGTGCTGGGCTGGTTTGGCTATCGCAACCCGCCCGAGGGGGTTACGCAATTCGCGCAACCGGCGTCGGCGCTGGGGGCCATTCGGTTCATGCTGGGGCCGATGGGCGCAATCCTGCTCGCCTGCGCGATTGTGATGGCGTGGTTCTATCCCCTGACGCGGGAGCGCCACGCCCGCATCCGGCGGCTGCTGGCCAAACGCAAGGCCCGCATGGGGGCGTAGGGCCCAATCCGCGAAGGGCACGGATGGGCGGCAAAGGCGTTCCAGTCGCGTGCCGCCGCCGTGCCCATCAGCGCGCCTTCCACTCGGCGGAATCCGGATAGAACAGCGGCTGGCCAGCAATGGTGAACTCCAGAAGCCGCGCCTGGGTCTCCGCCGACGTGAGCCAGTCCACGAACTTCATCGCCAGGTCGTGCTTCACGTTGGGATGTTTGGCGGGGTTGACGGCGATGACGCCGTAGGGATTCCGCAAGGTCGGGTCGGGGTTCTTGTCCGGCGTCTCGCCGCCGACGAAGATCGCCAGGTTCAGTTTGTCGCGCATGGACAGGTAGGTGCCGCGATCGGCCAGCGTGTACGCGCCTTTCTCGCCGGCGAACAGGAGCGTGTCGCCCATTCCCTGGCCCAGCGAGAAGTACCAGCCCGAAGCCGGGTCGGGCGTGATTCCGGCGGCCCGCCAGATGGCCTTTTCCTTGGCTTCGGTGCCAGAGCCGTCGCCTCGGGACGCGAAGGGGGCTTGCGCCTGGGCGATGCGGGCGAAAGCCTCGGCGGCGGTCGCGCTGCCCCCGACGCGGGCGGGGTCTGACCGCGGCCCTACGAGGATGAAGTCGTTGTACATCACATCCCTGCGG
It encodes:
- a CDS encoding tetratricopeptide repeat protein is translated as MADIASAIREALERLNRRQATEDDLRLLQEAKGKGVIRLAVAGGQRSVAIAGDAEGSTILTGDIVLTKEALEWLFPPTLYTLGAPVADFTGRTADIAELTAALKPDGRCDSALISGLRGMGGIGKTELARKVGQLLAADYPDAQLEIALQVGDAPKTPEQVLAEVVRAFAPAAKLPDSLGELQALCRQVMAGARGFLLLDNAADAAQVRPLLPPPAGWAVVVTSRRRFALHGACLDKNLDVLSPKDAGDLIRRILKAGGRAVTDEQVARIADLCGRLPLALRIAASFLVQNRTWPVEEYIAALEAERLKHLDAEGEGSVRASLEVSVRQLEKQSPALARRWRLLGVFPAPFERQAAAAVWGKEGEFPSELPDLGEEVPQELRDVVAQLVSALAGQRVPVPLPDDETRDALTELYRWSLVEYDEAKGTYALHDLLREYALAEPPEGLDGARRRHAAYYLAAGSAADDLYKTDAVEGLRRFDAALPHLRAAWAWMKEIFGRGGPAARPYDKAAARWLSDFASRMAYVLDLRMTPRERIPVLEAALEAARHLGDKRAQGAHLGNLGLAYADLGDPRRAIGFYEQHLAIARETGDRCGEGAALGNLGLAYADLGDPRRAIAFYEQRLAIAREIGDRRGEGNALGCLAIAYQRLGEAEKAIPLYERAIAIAKEIGDQRNQSIHSWNLGLLAEQRGDYARAAELMQVRVDYEQAIGHPDAEKDAAYLAEVRAKAGR
- a CDS encoding 4Fe-4S binding protein, with the translated sequence MDDVYEHLADALNRLPNGFPRTATGVELRILQKIFAPEEAALAARLTGEMEPVDAIAARVGLPEETVLPALKAMARRGLVWGDKHEGERRFRLAPFVVGIYEGHLERMDHEFAHLFEEYMAAGGTAGIMGVQPALHRVVPARGAAKTEWILPYDDVKALLMDGKTFRVRDCICRVQQKLIGKGCDKPLHTCLVFYSIPLPPEPNDITLDEALALLDMTEAAALVHTVSNVAKGVSYVCNCCGCCCGILRGITEYGLADSVAAANYYAVVDEIACTGCGICESRCQVGAIAVGDAVAAVDRARCIGCGLCASGCPEGAVALHLKPEAEIVHPPEDFAAWERARLRNRGMA
- a CDS encoding aspartate aminotransferase family protein; its protein translation is MSVNPYRLPEKGIPKDEVLAAMRALRDKDVKWQDGRLFSLVYYAGEEITDVLKEAALLFFSENGLNPSVFPSLRQMEAEVVAMSADLLGGDEQTVGNMTSGGTESILLAVKAAREWARVHRPDIRQPEMVLPLTAHPAFEKAAHYFDVRPVRTAIGPDFRADVEAARAAITPRTILMVGSAPAYPFGVVDPIADMAAIAQERGILFHVDACVGGFMLPFVRKLGYPVPDFDFRVPGVTSISADLHKYGYCVKGASVILYRDAALRRHQFFAYTDWPGGIYASPTMAGTRPAGPIAAAWAILHYLGEEGYMALAALVMDTVGRIRAGVEAIPGLRVLGQPHMSIMALASDTVNIYEVGDEMALRGWHLDRQQFPPSLHVTVMPVHAEVADAFLRDLAEATDAARRISAAKVRDRLLVGLAGAATRLLPETWVSRLMTGASALMGKSAGSATGRSAAMYGMMGTLPNRGDLRELVLDVLDGLTRAGNRE
- a CDS encoding GxxExxY protein, translated to MTDLLLKDEVYAIVGAAMEVYNELGSGFLEPVYQEAMEWELARRRIPYEAQKEINILYKGHALRKTYVADLVVYGQIIVEIKAVAQLTAVEEAQLLNYLKATGLEVGLLMNFHAPHKLEWRRMVRTQRALPHRSSTS
- a CDS encoding MFS transporter, encoding MTTTQERPLSRLVKLVYGSGEWSYASFGTLRQIFYAIFLTDVVGLDARLASFAALLGIIWDAVNDPLVGVLSDKVRSRWGRRRPFLLWFAVPFGLGFLALWWAPPWKSQAALFITVMLAYMLSDTFQTLVSVPYAALTPEIAPDYDERTSVTGYRMFFNLLASLVTAVAGPMVVKSTLAAGGTLQQGYITVAAMFGGLAVIPWLLIFAVVREKPRTPAQLAETISFRESVRSAWANIPFRFATGIYMLNWITFDLVALMLPFFLTYWVSQGNLVASLDFLGGPMAIESVVLGLLLITAVVSLPFWTYLARKLSKRTAYIIAMAFWAVVQLVTLLVRPFQTTFVLALAVMAGISVGTAHVLPDAIFPDVLEWDELRTGKRREGIYYGIKNFVRKLAGAAAIFLALQVLGWFGYRNPPEGVTQFAQPASALGAIRFMLGPMGAILLACAIVMAWFYPLTRERHARIRRLLAKRKARMGA
- a CDS encoding extracellular solute-binding protein, producing the protein MRIRCAPFAIVLAILLALHGCGAATPPQKLVLATTTSTADSGLLDFLLPDFEAKYNCDVQIIAVGTGQALAIAAKGDADVVLVHARAQEEAFVANGDGVSRRDVMYNDFILVGPRSDPARVGGSATAAEAFARIAQAQAPFASRGDGSGTEAKEKAIWRAAGITPDPASGWYFSLGQGMGDTLLFAGEKGAYTLADRGTYLSMRDKLNLAIFVGGETPDKNPDPTLRNPYGVIAVNPAKHPNVKHDLAMKFVDWLTSAETQARLLEFTIAGQPLFYPDSAEWKAR